Proteins from one Deinococcus sp. AB2017081 genomic window:
- a CDS encoding cation:proton antiporter, which produces MIPRLPILAMLAAGSAVAAAPEAHTGPPEFLLQLTLLLGVSALAAYTSFRLRLIPIIGFLLAGVLAGPGALGLIRDPELITAASEVGVMLLLFTIGIEFSLERLGRIARLIFLGGGLQVGLTIAAVTGALLAFGVGAQNAVFTGCLIALSSTAIVMRVLGERGETNARTGQVSLGILIFQDLAVVLMVLLIPMLAGQGGGMGGVLLALAKAAGIIAFVLIAARRLVPPVMEVVARTCSAEIFLLTVVALCFGTASLTALAGVSLALGAFLAGLLVSESRYGAQAMGEILPLQILFSAAFFLSVGLQLDLRFLVGNLGLVLGAALLIAVLKVVVTFVSVRLLGERTRTALPVAFGLAQVGEFSFVLAVSGTALGLSFAGLGERGSGVFIAATVLLMAFTPALSSLAGVLTARLPSPLPVPGDASPSAAPDGDAPPLGLPVAGRVVFAGYGAHARLAARALSRAGKPYSVITRSPDGASELQGRGAPVLIADYTRAGLLRELDIASASALVIADDDTEMTGRAVSVARSVAPDLTIITQATTSEGFHGLQALGAQHILSPKKEVVAGILDLITPPEVTRADIARHLADHPPVTLSATQQAKCDHAEHNAGPVTPEADVCLECVALGDTWVHLRVCMTCGHVGCCDSSKNRHATRHAHAQKHPIIKSAEPREDWAYCYEHGWTA; this is translated from the coding sequence ATGATCCCACGACTTCCGATCCTGGCGATGCTGGCGGCAGGCTCCGCAGTCGCCGCCGCGCCGGAGGCCCATACGGGCCCCCCGGAGTTCCTGCTCCAGCTCACGTTGCTGCTGGGCGTGTCGGCACTGGCGGCGTACACGTCGTTCCGGCTGCGGCTCATCCCGATCATCGGCTTCCTGCTGGCGGGCGTGCTGGCCGGCCCCGGTGCGCTGGGCCTGATCCGTGACCCCGAGCTGATCACGGCCGCGTCCGAGGTCGGGGTCATGCTGCTGCTGTTCACGATCGGCATCGAGTTCAGCCTGGAACGGCTGGGACGGATAGCGCGATTGATCTTCCTGGGCGGCGGGCTTCAGGTGGGTCTGACCATTGCGGCCGTGACCGGTGCCCTGCTGGCCTTCGGGGTCGGGGCGCAGAACGCGGTGTTCACCGGCTGCCTGATCGCGCTGTCGAGCACGGCCATCGTGATGCGCGTGCTGGGCGAACGCGGCGAGACCAATGCGCGCACCGGGCAGGTCAGCCTGGGAATATTGATCTTCCAGGATCTGGCCGTGGTGCTGATGGTGCTGCTGATCCCCATGCTGGCCGGACAGGGGGGCGGGATGGGCGGCGTGCTGCTGGCCCTGGCGAAGGCGGCGGGCATCATCGCCTTCGTGCTGATCGCCGCCCGGCGGCTGGTGCCGCCCGTCATGGAGGTCGTGGCCCGCACGTGCAGCGCCGAGATCTTCCTGCTGACCGTCGTGGCGCTGTGTTTCGGCACCGCCAGCCTGACTGCGCTGGCCGGGGTCAGCCTCGCGCTGGGGGCCTTCCTGGCGGGCCTGCTGGTCAGCGAGAGCCGCTATGGAGCGCAGGCCATGGGCGAGATCCTGCCCCTCCAGATCCTGTTCAGCGCGGCCTTCTTCCTGTCGGTGGGGCTGCAGCTCGACCTGCGGTTTCTGGTCGGGAACCTGGGGCTGGTGCTGGGCGCGGCGCTGCTGATCGCGGTGCTGAAGGTGGTCGTGACCTTCGTGAGCGTGCGCCTGCTGGGAGAACGCACCCGCACCGCCCTGCCCGTCGCCTTCGGGCTGGCACAGGTCGGGGAATTCTCATTCGTGCTCGCGGTCAGCGGCACCGCCCTGGGCCTGAGCTTCGCGGGGCTGGGCGAGCGCGGCAGCGGCGTGTTCATCGCGGCGACCGTGCTGCTCATGGCCTTCACGCCAGCGCTGTCATCGCTGGCGGGGGTGCTGACGGCGCGGCTGCCGTCTCCCCTTCCCGTGCCGGGCGACGCCTCGCCATCCGCCGCCCCGGACGGAGATGCCCCGCCGCTCGGCCTGCCGGTCGCGGGCCGGGTCGTCTTTGCCGGATACGGAGCGCACGCCCGGCTGGCGGCGCGGGCGCTGAGCCGCGCCGGGAAACCCTACTCGGTGATCACGCGCAGTCCGGACGGAGCCAGCGAACTCCAGGGGCGGGGCGCTCCCGTATTGATCGCGGACTACACCCGCGCGGGCCTGCTGCGCGAGCTGGACATCGCCTCGGCCAGCGCCCTGGTGATCGCGGACGACGACACCGAGATGACCGGCCGGGCCGTCAGCGTGGCCCGCAGCGTCGCGCCCGATCTGACGATCATCACGCAGGCGACCACCAGCGAGGGCTTCCACGGCCTCCAGGCGCTGGGAGCGCAGCACATCCTCAGCCCGAAGAAAGAGGTCGTGGCGGGCATCCTCGACCTGATCACGCCGCCCGAGGTCACGCGGGCCGACATCGCGCGGCACCTGGCCGACCACCCGCCCGTGACCCTGAGCGCCACGCAGCAGGCCAAATGCGACCACGCCGAGCACAATGCCGGGCCGGTCACGCCCGAGGCGGACGTGTGCCTGGAGTGCGTGGCGCTGGGCGACACCTGGGTGCACCTGCGGGTATGCATGACCTGCGGCCACGTGGGCTGCTGCGACTCCAGCAAGAACCGTCACGCCACGCGCCACGCCCACGCGCAGAAGCATCCGATCATCAAGTCCGCCGAACCGCGCGAGGACTGGGCCTACTGCTACGAGCACGGATGGACGGCGTGA
- a CDS encoding acyl-CoA thioesterase/bile acid-CoA:amino acid N-acyltransferase family protein: protein MPLFLPPPALVTAPWTLQATGLNPHAPVTIDAQTTDRHGERWRSQAVFQPEASGVVDVARHAPLSGSYAGTDPRGLLWSLRPRTDLIPAIFETPPDGYEVAVQLWQGGRLLEEGRTFRQTRRPGLESVDVRQSGLHGTLFCPPAEVPLRGAALQLGGSEGGLSPAVGALLASEGFLVLSVAYFGVPGLPPSLINLPLEYFHRAISFLRSCPEAAGRRIGITGASKGAEAALLLGATYPDEVGAVAAFAPSGLVFEGIDRVGSHPPGQPKSSWSLGGQPLPYLPYRVDWGAVFAGPPPIRLTPAHQDALHGADPGTVAAATIPTERIRGPVLLVSGGDDQVWNAHELSMVAQQRRDVAGRLTEHLTDPRAGHALSVPGFPTFIRTPWTALGGTDEANARLQFRAWERTLDVLGSVWLEEG from the coding sequence ATGCCCCTGTTTCTGCCGCCGCCTGCCCTCGTGACCGCCCCCTGGACGCTCCAGGCCACGGGCCTGAATCCCCACGCTCCCGTCACAATCGACGCGCAGACGACCGACCGGCACGGCGAGCGCTGGCGCTCTCAGGCCGTATTTCAGCCGGAGGCATCGGGCGTGGTGGATGTAGCCCGGCACGCCCCGCTGTCGGGCAGCTACGCGGGCACCGATCCGCGCGGCCTGCTGTGGAGTCTGCGTCCCCGGACAGACCTGATCCCAGCCATTTTCGAGACCCCGCCGGACGGCTACGAGGTCGCCGTGCAGCTGTGGCAGGGGGGCCGGCTGCTGGAAGAAGGCCGGACGTTTCGGCAGACCCGTCGGCCCGGTCTGGAGTCCGTGGACGTGCGGCAGAGTGGTCTGCACGGCACGCTGTTCTGCCCGCCCGCCGAGGTGCCCCTGCGCGGCGCGGCGCTCCAGCTCGGCGGCTCGGAAGGGGGGCTGTCTCCGGCAGTGGGCGCACTGCTGGCCAGCGAGGGCTTTCTGGTGCTCAGCGTCGCGTACTTCGGGGTGCCCGGCCTGCCGCCGTCGCTGATCAACCTGCCGCTCGAATACTTCCACCGGGCCATCTCATTCCTGCGATCCTGCCCGGAGGCGGCCGGGCGACGCATCGGCATCACGGGGGCCTCGAAAGGAGCCGAGGCGGCACTGCTGCTGGGGGCGACCTACCCGGACGAGGTGGGTGCGGTGGCGGCGTTCGCCCCGTCCGGCCTGGTCTTCGAGGGCATCGACCGCGTGGGCTCGCACCCGCCCGGTCAGCCCAAGTCCTCATGGTCGCTGGGCGGTCAGCCGCTTCCCTACCTGCCCTACCGCGTGGACTGGGGGGCCGTCTTTGCCGGGCCGCCTCCGATCCGCCTGACACCCGCCCATCAGGACGCCCTCCACGGGGCCGATCCGGGCACCGTGGCGGCGGCGACTATCCCCACCGAGCGCATCCGTGGCCCGGTGCTGCTGGTCAGCGGCGGCGACGATCAGGTCTGGAACGCCCATGAGCTGAGCATGGTCGCGCAGCAGCGGCGCGACGTGGCCGGGCGGCTGACGGAGCACCTCACCGATCCCCGGGCAGGGCATGCCCTCAGCGTGCCGGGGTTCCCCACCTTCATCCGTACCCCCTGGACAGCGCTGGGCGGCACGGACGAGGCCAATGCGCGGCTCCAGTTCCGTGCCTGGGAGCGGACGCTGGACGTGCTGGGCAGCGTGTGGCTGGAAGAGGGGTGA
- a CDS encoding GNAT family N-acetyltransferase: MIRPVTPADADHIALHRYPDETDAEERPVYAAWVAGALEDGRYVGYVVEHGTDVIAGAGLTVLEWGPSRGDPQPWRGRIVNVWTHPDWRRHGHARRLVTACLDAARDRGITRVHLGTSDMARGLYAALGFQSSSTEMWLVLPAD, encoded by the coding sequence GTGATCCGCCCCGTGACCCCTGCCGATGCCGACCACATCGCCCTTCACCGCTACCCGGACGAGACGGATGCGGAGGAACGTCCGGTGTACGCGGCCTGGGTCGCGGGCGCCCTTGAGGACGGGCGGTACGTGGGATATGTCGTGGAACACGGCACCGACGTCATCGCCGGGGCGGGCCTGACCGTGCTGGAGTGGGGGCCGAGCCGGGGCGACCCGCAGCCGTGGCGGGGCCGGATCGTGAACGTCTGGACGCACCCGGACTGGCGACGCCACGGACACGCCCGCAGACTCGTGACCGCCTGCCTGGACGCCGCCCGTGACCGGGGCATCACTCGCGTCCACCTGGGCACCAGCGATATGGCGCGTGGTCTGTACGCGGCGCTGGGATTCCAGTCCTCCAGCACCGAGATGTGGCTCGTCCTTCCGGCAGACTGA
- a CDS encoding alpha/beta hydrolase — protein sequence MAVTVRGQQVTFTPPPGAVGLIGDMTDWRKREPLPVVEGEPIVLTLPRGAWVEYAWVDAAGEAFADPDNDQRSLNPWWPYPRAAVVGAYTRHPLWRGEDATQKGTAHRLTWPGEVFPGTRRAVVYTPHGHDPATPTPVYYVQDGVAFYRTGRLGDVMDRAAQRGLIPGAVLVFVEPGDRSAEYYLNDRYLDFLTAEVFPRVEGVHVTPSVRGLWGASLGGLISLHLGAAHPELFSRVASHSGAFIARPGATDAAGVIDTTTAGEWLAGQLSATPPRHLKTSLDTGTLEWLSGPNRRMAALFADHGLEHQYREYPSGHNWVTWREALPEALLYLQGG from the coding sequence ATGGCCGTGACCGTCCGTGGACAGCAGGTGACCTTCACGCCCCCGCCGGGCGCGGTGGGCCTGATCGGAGATATGACCGACTGGCGCAAGCGTGAGCCGCTGCCGGTGGTGGAGGGCGAACCGATCGTACTGACGTTGCCGCGTGGCGCGTGGGTGGAATATGCGTGGGTCGACGCGGCCGGGGAGGCCTTTGCCGATCCCGACAACGACCAGCGCTCGCTCAATCCGTGGTGGCCGTATCCCCGCGCAGCGGTCGTGGGTGCCTACACCCGGCACCCGCTGTGGCGGGGCGAGGACGCCACCCAGAAGGGCACCGCGCACCGCCTGACCTGGCCCGGCGAGGTCTTTCCGGGCACGCGCCGCGCCGTCGTGTACACGCCCCACGGGCACGACCCCGCCACGCCGACCCCGGTGTACTACGTGCAGGACGGCGTGGCCTTCTACCGCACCGGCCGCCTGGGCGACGTGATGGATCGTGCCGCCCAGCGCGGCCTGATTCCTGGGGCCGTGCTGGTCTTCGTCGAGCCCGGCGACCGCAGCGCCGAGTACTACCTGAATGACCGCTATCTGGACTTCCTGACCGCCGAGGTCTTCCCCCGTGTCGAGGGCGTGCACGTCACGCCGTCCGTGCGCGGCCTGTGGGGCGCGAGCCTGGGCGGACTGATCAGCCTGCACCTGGGCGCGGCGCACCCGGAGCTGTTCTCGCGCGTGGCGAGCCACAGCGGGGCCTTCATCGCCCGGCCCGGCGCGACCGACGCGGCCGGGGTGATCGACACGACCACGGCGGGCGAGTGGCTGGCGGGGCAGCTGTCGGCCACGCCACCGCGCCACCTGAAGACCTCGCTGGACACCGGCACGCTGGAATGGCTGAGTGGCCCGAACCGCCGCATGGCGGCCCTGTTCGCAGACCACGGCCTGGAGCACCAGTACCGTGAGTATCCCAGCGGCCATAACTGGGTGACGTGGCGCGAGGCCCTGCCCGAGGCGCTGCTGTACCTCCAGGGCGGCTAG
- the gatB gene encoding Asp-tRNA(Asn)/Glu-tRNA(Gln) amidotransferase subunit GatB, with protein sequence MSYQAVIGLEVHLQLKTRTKIFSACPQDYHGAEPNTFIDPFTLGLPGALPTLNREAVELAMMFGLGLNCDVSGFTQFHRKNYFYPDAPKNFQLSQYDRPIARDGYLDVTVEGGGVSRVRIKRAHLEDDAGKLTHPTYAPYSLLDLNRAGSSLLEMVTEADITGAAQARAFLESVQAIAQALGVSDATPEEGKMRCDVNLSLHKPGEPWGTKCEVKNLNSFRSVARAIEFETVRQARILDAGGRITQDTLGWDEGGQKTFVMRTKEGEADYRYFPEPDLPPLDITPEWIARVRARMPELPSHKRERYLAAGVRDSDAQTLSLSVALSRFYDEALSAGADAQKTDAQKLANWLLGDVAGALAAQEQGIADSALVPAHLATLVRLIDDGTISGRIAKDLLPDVMAGHDPAALVQERGLSAVTDTDAIDAAIDAAMAADPATVEKVRGGNAKAMNALFGPVMKATGGTARPEIVRQRLTQKLGL encoded by the coding sequence ATGTCGTACCAGGCGGTCATCGGCCTCGAAGTTCACCTGCAGCTGAAGACGCGCACCAAGATCTTCAGCGCGTGCCCGCAGGACTACCACGGCGCGGAGCCGAACACCTTCATCGACCCTTTCACGCTGGGGCTGCCCGGTGCCCTGCCGACCCTGAACCGCGAGGCGGTCGAACTCGCCATGATGTTCGGGCTGGGCCTGAACTGCGACGTGTCGGGCTTCACGCAGTTCCACCGCAAGAACTATTTCTACCCGGACGCGCCCAAGAACTTCCAGCTCTCGCAGTACGACCGGCCCATCGCGCGGGACGGCTATCTGGACGTGACCGTGGAGGGCGGCGGGGTCAGCCGCGTGCGTATCAAGCGGGCGCATCTGGAAGACGATGCGGGCAAGCTCACGCACCCGACCTACGCGCCGTACTCGCTGCTCGACCTGAACCGGGCGGGCTCCAGCCTGCTGGAGATGGTCACCGAGGCCGACATCACGGGCGCGGCGCAGGCACGGGCGTTTCTGGAATCCGTGCAGGCCATCGCGCAGGCACTGGGGGTCAGTGACGCCACGCCTGAAGAGGGCAAGATGCGCTGCGATGTGAACCTGAGCCTGCACAAGCCCGGCGAGCCGTGGGGCACCAAGTGCGAGGTCAAGAACCTCAACTCCTTCCGCAGCGTGGCCCGCGCCATCGAGTTCGAGACCGTGCGGCAGGCCCGGATTCTGGACGCCGGCGGCCGGATCACCCAGGACACCCTGGGCTGGGACGAGGGCGGCCAGAAGACCTTCGTGATGCGCACCAAGGAGGGCGAGGCCGACTACCGCTACTTTCCCGAGCCCGACCTGCCGCCGCTGGACATCACGCCCGAGTGGATCGCCCGTGTTCGTGCCCGCATGCCCGAACTGCCCTCGCACAAGCGGGAGCGTTACCTCGCCGCCGGTGTCCGCGACTCCGACGCGCAGACCCTGAGCCTCAGCGTGGCGCTGTCGCGCTTCTACGACGAGGCGCTTTCCGCCGGGGCCGATGCCCAGAAGACCGATGCCCAGAAGCTCGCCAACTGGCTGCTGGGTGACGTGGCGGGCGCACTCGCCGCGCAGGAGCAGGGCATCGCGGACTCGGCCCTGGTGCCCGCGCACCTCGCCACTCTGGTGCGCCTCATCGACGACGGCACCATCAGCGGCCGGATCGCCAAGGATCTGTTGCCGGACGTCATGGCCGGACATGATCCCGCCGCCCTGGTGCAGGAGCGCGGCCTGAGTGCCGTCACCGACACGGACGCCATCGACGCGGCCATCGACGCCGCGATGGCCGCCGACCCCGCCACGGTCGAGAAGGTGCGCGGTGGCAATGCCAAGGCCATGAACGCCCTGTTCGGCCCCGTCATGAAGGCCACGGGTGGTACGGCCCGGCCCGAGATCGTCCGCCAGCGCCTGACCCAGAAGCTCGGGCTGTGA
- a CDS encoding pilus assembly FimT family protein, giving the protein MTPHATTSLSQPSAGVTLIELLIVIAILGILLALGMVNYARWRASSAVMQGAQEFAQAVRTTRSGAKRANACWQIAPVSFTASNTEYHVREYSGPTCPATAVTLLRTRTFSMPPGTLLVRVSAAGTVSTTPSTINFVPPYGSTDGAADTFRVQWASDPSISRTVRVTGVFGKVILR; this is encoded by the coding sequence TTGACGCCCCACGCCACGACGTCGCTGTCCCAGCCCAGCGCGGGCGTCACGCTCATCGAGCTGCTGATCGTGATCGCGATCCTGGGGATCCTCCTGGCGCTGGGGATGGTCAACTATGCCCGCTGGCGGGCCAGTTCGGCCGTCATGCAGGGTGCCCAGGAGTTCGCGCAGGCCGTCCGCACCACCCGCAGCGGGGCCAAGCGGGCCAATGCGTGCTGGCAGATCGCGCCTGTCTCCTTCACCGCCAGCAACACGGAGTACCACGTCCGGGAGTACAGTGGCCCCACGTGTCCGGCCACCGCCGTCACGCTGCTGCGCACCCGCACCTTCAGCATGCCGCCCGGCACCCTGCTCGTGCGCGTCAGTGCGGCCGGCACCGTGTCGACCACGCCCTCCACCATCAATTTCGTGCCGCCGTACGGGTCGACCGACGGCGCGGCCGACACCTTCAGGGTGCAGTGGGCCAGTGATCCGTCGATCTCCCGAACCGTGCGCGTGACCGGGGTGTTCGGCAAGGTGATCCTGCGGTGA
- a CDS encoding MerR family transcriptional regulator, with the protein MNAPPEPLLSIGQFARQVGLSVSALRFYAQTGLLLPAHVDPDSGYRYYSASQVAAGQQIAALRQLEVPLDDLAEVMGAGKVHAASLLARHEQRLYDRFQVQRQLLRRVGDLIDGHRALPEVVVDYATWPAQHVLSLPNSASAAGFDGMYTSAVARLRALVPVGEVAGQDFGLYHAGEYLGGPLQVEVCLPVAGPQSVPAPIRLLHLPVTPVASTIHTGDWTTYNLTFAALHAAVGAAGHSMHGSFTRGHRAGMELGLLLG; encoded by the coding sequence ATGAACGCGCCGCCTGAGCCCCTGCTCTCGATCGGGCAATTTGCCCGGCAGGTCGGGCTGAGCGTGTCCGCCCTGCGTTTCTATGCCCAGACTGGGCTGCTGCTCCCGGCGCACGTCGATCCGGACAGCGGGTACCGCTATTACTCGGCATCTCAGGTCGCTGCCGGGCAGCAGATCGCGGCGCTGCGGCAGCTGGAGGTGCCCCTGGACGACCTCGCGGAGGTCATGGGTGCCGGGAAGGTTCACGCGGCCTCTCTGCTGGCCCGACACGAACAGCGGCTTTATGACCGCTTTCAGGTGCAGCGTCAGCTGCTGCGGCGTGTGGGCGACCTCATCGACGGCCACCGAGCCCTGCCAGAGGTGGTGGTGGACTACGCCACGTGGCCCGCCCAGCACGTCCTGAGTCTGCCGAACAGTGCATCGGCCGCCGGGTTCGACGGGATGTACACCTCGGCCGTGGCCCGGCTGCGGGCGCTGGTGCCTGTGGGCGAGGTTGCGGGACAGGACTTCGGTCTCTACCACGCGGGCGAGTACCTCGGGGGGCCGCTCCAGGTCGAGGTCTGCCTGCCGGTCGCCGGGCCGCAGTCCGTGCCCGCCCCGATCCGGCTGCTGCACCTGCCCGTCACTCCGGTGGCGTCCACCATCCATACCGGCGACTGGACGACCTACAACCTGACGTTTGCCGCTCTGCACGCTGCCGTCGGGGCGGCAGGCCATTCAATGCATGGCTCGTTCACCCGTGGGCACCGGGCCGGTATGGAACTCGGCCTGCTGCTGGGCTGA
- a CDS encoding peptidase C39 family protein — protein MLALTLSGGAGALTMTYPNSTTILHEQAADWAGADVRGVQVQAGALGLPPGAVSGTLTSAPVTVAAFDELVPSWNAVTPAGGSVKIEVRAQVGGAWSRWFSFGTWSSGGDRASVDGQKDAAGQVLTDTVRLTRRATVYQYRATLRGAGTVVRLLGFNTADRARFTAGLGQPGNRASWGKVVDVPRRSQMIYPDGGEAWCSPTSVSMILAHHGVNVTVPQAARGTFDRVYDGTGNWPFNTAYAGALGLRAFVTRLPNLAAAEVYTAAGQPLAVSLGWKKGELPGAPIESSSGHLMVLVGFDAQGNPVLNDPAAPDNASVRRTYPRAAFEKLWLTHSGGLSYVLLPKSD, from the coding sequence ATGCTGGCGCTGACCCTGTCGGGCGGCGCAGGAGCCCTGACCATGACGTACCCGAACAGCACGACCATCCTTCACGAGCAGGCCGCCGACTGGGCCGGGGCGGATGTCCGGGGCGTGCAGGTGCAGGCCGGGGCGCTTGGGCTGCCCCCCGGCGCGGTGTCGGGCACGCTCACGTCGGCTCCCGTGACGGTGGCGGCCTTCGACGAACTCGTGCCGTCGTGGAACGCCGTGACGCCGGCCGGCGGCAGCGTGAAGATCGAGGTGCGGGCCCAGGTGGGCGGAGCCTGGTCGCGCTGGTTCAGCTTCGGCACGTGGAGCAGCGGCGGTGACCGGGCCAGCGTGGACGGCCAGAAGGACGCTGCCGGACAGGTGCTGACCGATACGGTGCGTCTGACCCGCCGCGCGACCGTGTATCAGTACCGCGCAACGCTGCGGGGTGCAGGGACGGTGGTGCGTCTGCTGGGCTTCAACACCGCTGACCGTGCGAGGTTCACGGCCGGGCTGGGGCAGCCGGGCAACCGCGCGTCGTGGGGCAAGGTCGTGGACGTGCCCCGCCGCTCGCAGATGATCTACCCGGACGGCGGCGAGGCATGGTGCAGTCCCACCAGTGTGTCGATGATCCTGGCGCACCACGGGGTGAATGTGACGGTGCCCCAGGCCGCCCGCGGCACCTTCGACCGCGTGTATGACGGCACTGGCAACTGGCCGTTCAACACGGCGTACGCCGGTGCGCTGGGCCTGCGCGCGTTCGTGACACGCCTGCCGAATCTCGCGGCGGCCGAGGTCTACACGGCGGCCGGGCAGCCGCTGGCCGTCAGCCTGGGCTGGAAGAAAGGCGAGCTGCCCGGTGCCCCGATCGAGAGCAGCAGCGGTCACCTGATGGTGCTGGTAGGCTTCGATGCGCAGGGCAATCCCGTGCTCAACGATCCGGCGGCCCCCGACAACGCCAGCGTGCGTCGCACCTACCCCCGTGCCGCCTTCGAGAAGCTGTGGCTCACGCATTCGGGTGGACTGAGTTACGTTCTGTTACCGAAGTCAGATTAA
- a CDS encoding PhoX family protein gives MTTQNKTETSAWHRLLETRLTRRSALGGAAATAAMVSLPLTIAEASTNNGAPATVDPKKVKPQTVAPFRPIPVGSADALTLPTGYRSQVLAPWGEVFTADGREIGFNHDYVGYFPIDMLEGGQSSTEALLTINHEYVNAMYVGGETKERTPAQIKAEMQAMGVSVVRVKKDGGRWTIVPDPRNRRIDALTDIELTGPVRGTAAVKGATMVRGTVGNCSGGQTPWGTLLTCEENVDGYTKSWAGSGYEAMHQGWVTEIDPFDPAWTPKKRTGMGRFRHENVAVTVAKDGRVVGYMGDDMQDACVYKFVSRGKYDPRNRAANRDLLTDGDLYVANFGNGTWVLLDYDKTKGLQEAKGADGKPLFTSQADVLADARASALAVGGTPVDRPEDIEIHPRTGEVYVALTNNSKHGNYFGQIIKFREDGDDWGAQKFLWEVFAVGGPQSGFASPDNLVFDPYGNLWMVTDNSDLATNPIKAFHGNNAMFFFATEGPDAGKAHRFAIGPVDAEMTGPVWSPDGKTLFLSIQHPGEDSESLDRPRSTFAAKSGTNVPRPTLVAIEGFPGWKA, from the coding sequence GTGACCACCCAGAACAAGACCGAGACCAGCGCGTGGCACCGCCTGCTGGAGACCCGCCTGACCCGCCGCAGCGCTCTGGGCGGGGCCGCCGCCACCGCCGCGATGGTCAGCCTGCCCCTGACGATCGCCGAGGCCAGCACCAACAACGGTGCGCCAGCCACCGTTGACCCCAAGAAGGTCAAGCCGCAGACGGTAGCTCCCTTCCGGCCCATCCCGGTCGGGTCGGCCGACGCGCTGACGCTGCCCACCGGCTACCGCTCGCAGGTGCTGGCCCCGTGGGGCGAGGTCTTCACGGCAGATGGCCGCGAGATCGGCTTCAACCACGACTATGTGGGCTACTTTCCCATCGACATGCTGGAAGGCGGCCAGAGCAGCACCGAGGCCCTGCTGACCATCAACCACGAGTACGTGAACGCGATGTACGTGGGCGGCGAGACCAAGGAACGCACCCCCGCGCAGATCAAGGCCGAGATGCAGGCCATGGGCGTCAGCGTGGTGCGCGTGAAGAAGGACGGCGGCCGGTGGACGATCGTGCCGGATCCCCGCAACCGCCGGATCGACGCCCTGACCGACATCGAGCTGACCGGCCCGGTGCGCGGCACGGCCGCCGTGAAGGGCGCGACCATGGTGAGGGGCACCGTGGGGAACTGCTCGGGCGGCCAGACGCCGTGGGGCACGCTGCTGACCTGCGAGGAAAACGTGGACGGCTACACCAAGTCCTGGGCCGGCAGCGGCTACGAGGCCATGCACCAGGGCTGGGTCACCGAGATCGATCCCTTCGACCCCGCGTGGACGCCGAAAAAGCGCACCGGCATGGGCCGCTTCCGGCACGAGAACGTCGCCGTGACCGTCGCCAAAGATGGCCGCGTGGTCGGCTACATGGGCGATGACATGCAGGATGCCTGCGTGTACAAGTTCGTGTCGCGCGGGAAGTACGATCCCCGCAACCGCGCCGCCAACCGCGACCTGCTGACCGACGGCGACCTGTACGTGGCGAACTTCGGCAACGGCACGTGGGTGCTGCTCGACTACGACAAGACCAAGGGCCTTCAGGAGGCCAAGGGCGCCGACGGCAAGCCGCTGTTCACCAGCCAGGCCGACGTGCTCGCCGACGCCCGCGCCTCGGCCCTGGCCGTGGGCGGCACCCCGGTCGACCGCCCCGAGGACATCGAGATCCACCCGCGCACGGGTGAGGTCTACGTGGCGCTGACCAACAACTCCAAGCACGGCAACTACTTCGGCCAGATCATCAAGTTCCGCGAGGACGGCGACGACTGGGGTGCCCAGAAGTTCCTGTGGGAGGTCTTCGCGGTGGGCGGCCCCCAGAGCGGCTTCGCCAGCCCCGACAACCTGGTCTTCGACCCCTACGGTAACCTGTGGATGGTCACCGACAACTCCGATCTGGCGACCAACCCGATCAAGGCCTTCCACGGCAACAACGCCATGTTCTTCTTCGCCACCGAGGGGCCGGACGCCGGCAAGGCCCACCGCTTCGCCATCGGCCCGGTCGATGCCGAGATGACCGGCCCGGTGTGGTCGCCTGACGGGAAGACGCTGTTCCTGTCGATCCAGCACCCCGGCGAGGACAGCGAGAGCCTGGACAGGCCGCGCAGCACCTTCGCCGCGAAGTCCGGCACCAACGTACCGCGCCCCACCCTGGTCGCCATCGAGGGCTTCCCCGGATGGAAGGCATGA
- a CDS encoding prepilin-type N-terminal cleavage/methylation domain-containing protein, with the protein MNGHTGGLTLVEVIVSIAIFTVLSMAVLGSMPGILKVNRQTRDDQGVTVAAKAYLESVRAGFTDPAVTVNPATGTQVTAGQTTFDAGTLPAVPESSRMNGYTCTTALEAQLTSPPETGEVTMVRRLTLTCTQTDRPTQTFVADYARPL; encoded by the coding sequence GTGAACGGACACACGGGCGGCCTCACGCTGGTCGAGGTGATCGTCTCGATCGCGATCTTCACGGTGCTGTCCATGGCCGTGCTGGGGTCGATGCCGGGCATCCTGAAGGTCAATCGCCAGACCCGCGACGACCAGGGGGTCACGGTGGCGGCCAAGGCCTACCTGGAGAGCGTCCGCGCCGGGTTCACCGATCCGGCGGTCACGGTGAATCCGGCGACGGGCACGCAGGTCACGGCCGGGCAGACCACCTTCGATGCCGGCACGCTCCCCGCCGTGCCCGAGTCCAGTCGCATGAACGGCTATACCTGCACCACCGCCCTGGAGGCGCAGCTCACCAGCCCGCCCGAGACCGGTGAGGTCACCATGGTTCGGCGACTGACCCTGACCTGCACGCAGACAGACCGGCCCACCCAGACCTTCGTGGCGGACTACGCGAGGCCGCTGTGA